In the Gammaproteobacteria bacterium genome, one interval contains:
- a CDS encoding NAD(P) transhydrogenase subunit alpha: GYEVINRVPVILHTPLMAGSNFIHGIVLVGAMIVLGHADTGLQQVIGFIAVMLAAGNAAGAYVATERMLEMFEAKNKRK, translated from the coding sequence CTGGCTATGAAGTGATTAACCGTGTGCCAGTGATATTGCATACCCCCTTAATGGCGGGCTCTAATTTTATCCATGGCATTGTGTTGGTCGGCGCTATGATCGTGCTTGGCCACGCTGACACCGGTTTGCAACAGGTTATCGGTTTTATTGCTGTTATGTTGGCAGCAGGCAATGCGGCGGGTGCTTATGTTGCTACCGAGCGCATGCTTGAAATGTTTGAAGCCAAGAACAAAAGGAAATAG